The following are encoded in a window of Scophthalmus maximus strain ysfricsl-2021 chromosome 2, ASM2237912v1, whole genome shotgun sequence genomic DNA:
- the paqr9 gene encoding membrane progesterone receptor epsilon: protein MLLDCGQPLPLLRHTDVPPRVIENFILTGYRFPTYSLRDCLLSAFRPTNETGNFWTHFLPVFTFSYYFVEVFGWEGAPHVDAPFFYPLWNYFIGVLCLLMASSMAHLLNSMSVVVREVCFFVDYGTISVYTVGSSLAYYYYIHPRAGIVETGGHNGSHMDLKSEHAGAITSSYAIPEFSVFFDNFYIPCACVVAIICVLSCCNTRQKWRKYRYVIRTLVFLLPFLVSSTPVFYRLLTRSPYSTSSSSFAASTSMPSFFYRHCLWLVVSAIFNISKFPERLAPGCFDIWGHSHQWFHCCTFLSILDELHMIKTEVRAILLSPTLLLPPATLSRLPGPTIASTYGVMLLLQTTIISIIVWFSWCANCIYGPQRDQLAKEHLKKHMKCH from the coding sequence ATGCTTCTGGACTGTGGCCAGCCGCTACCTCTCCTGAGGCACACAGATGTTCCGCCTCGGGTCATCGAAAACTTCATCCTTACTGGCTACCGCTTCCCAACATACAGCCTAAGGGATTGCTTACTATCAGCATTCAGGCCTACCAACGAAACGGGCAACTTCTGGACACACTTCCTGccagtttttactttttcatacTATTTTGTGGAGGTGTTCGGTTGGGAAGGTGCACCACACGTTGATGCCCCATTTTTCTATCCATTGTGGAACTACTTCATCGGGGTGCTCTGTTTGCTAATGGCTAGCAGCATGGCCCACCTGCTCAACTCAATGTCTGTGGTGGTAAGAGAAGTCTGCTTCTTTGTGGATTATGGCACTATCAGTGTCTACACTGTTGGCTCATCGTTGGCGTACTATTACTACATCCACCCTCGAGCAGGGATAGTGGAGACAGGAGGCCATAATGGCTCCCATATGGACTTGAAAAGTGAACATGCGGGGGCTATTACTTCATCCTATGCAATCCCAGAATTCAGTGTGTTCTTTGACAACTTTTACATCCCATGTGCCTGTGTTGTAGcaatcatttgtgttttatcttgCTGCAATACTCGCCAGAAGTGGAGAAAATATCGATATGTCATCCGGAcccttgttttcctcctcccattccttGTCTCTTCCACACCAGTCTTCTATCGCCTCCTCACCAGATCGCCTtattccacctcctcctcctcctttgctgCTTCCACTTCCATGCCCAGCTTCTTCTATCGCCACTGCCTCTGGCTGGTGGTGTCGGCCATCTTCAACATCAGCAAGTTCCCAGAGCGGCTGGCCCCGGGTTGTTTCGACATCTGGGGGCATAGCCACCAGTGGTTCCACTGCTGCACGTTTTTGTCCATCCTCGATGAGCTTCACATGATCAAGACTGAGGTGAGGGCCATCCTGCTCAGCCCgactctgctgctgcccccAGCCACCCTCTCCCGCCTGCCTGGACCTACCATAGCTTCCACATATGGGGTGATGCTCCTCCTGCAGACcaccatcatctccatcattGTGTGGTTCTCCTGGTGTGCCAACTGCATCTACGGACCTCAGAGAGACCAGCTAGCTAAGGAACACCTCAAGAAACATATGAAATGTCACTga